From Aegilops tauschii subsp. strangulata cultivar AL8/78 chromosome 5, Aet v6.0, whole genome shotgun sequence:
aggatatatcctctgcagagggattACCATTTTCCCACGAGTgacgggtttacttagtccatcgggactaattccgtctacggtcttttaattgaaaacacgcctgacctgcacacaccagcttaactcaccggtgtctggaatcacccacgacacctgccaagcaaaactctaagtggggaggctacaacctcgacgtagcatgggatcaaatttctattcgcgtgctctaagggggtgcccccctctcggtcccaaccggaaacacccatgcccccggaccaggtgtcctgcctaccggatgcacccggtatcttccaccatggcctctctgtacggtgtgtgctttggtaaggggttgacaacctactgaaccataccccgtctgcgaccGGGGCAAGTGGTGAtaccaacaaatagggaagctactgatcaagactcgatctacgaccgacacaggtggtccaagtatcctccaacaatattaccacttgTGAAATGAATCACCACtcctcaagcctcaccatgccagaccggacatactcgtctcgacgagggactagggacaagctcgtgtctacccaagaccacgactctcccggcTTCCTTCCAGTATGCATGAGGAGCTTACGAGGATGATCCAAGTCACTAGTGTATCCATCTCTGatcacaaaacaactccaaagtgtgCTCATGTACGAGACTATGCCGATACATAATGCtaacgcatactccaagtcaaaaggtgttgtgatcgtatcagaacaccacaacaaaatattatgccagagttcagaaatgcttgccttcaagagtatgcaaaggatgcactttttggaagctttccctttcctccaaaatcctattttgcaaaatatacaaataacaaatatttcaaacacagtaccaaaagttgtctcaaatatttttgaaataaatcttaaaataaactagatgaaatttgagagaggtaggaaaaagaatcaactcatttggagctctattttaaaagttatagctggtcaaagtctggtcaaactctgttttttaaataaaaccagaaaagaaaacgattcAGAAGAAATACGCTTTCACAGTAGAGGAGACGCACTCGGGAgttttgcgccttcacttaaacagagataGGATGgtcgcgcgggtcactgacagtgagtccagagggcccactggtcaggtttgaccgttcttccctccttctcctctcttctgcccgacgggggcggggctccggcgatcgccgtcgacgaacggcagcgcctcacgggcatccaagggcggggatggaacggccagaccgaggcggtcccctAGGTGGTCGCTGGGCCGTCGaaggtgggaggagtcgccggcggcgagctccgcggcggagggggctacagTGGCGAAGTGATCTTTGGGCTCCGGTGATCCCTGATCGAGCTTGGgtagttgggcagctccgcaTGGACTAGAGGAAACTACTGGTGGCGTTGGTTGGGCGAAAGGGTGGCTGGCTGCGACGTATCGCACCGGAgtttggcggcggccgaactggccggagttggtgaagacggtcctctccggtcaatctactgctaggggagctctacgaggagggtctgatgtcgcctgagtgctcggaggggctcggggtcccCTTTTATAGCGTGACAAGGCTGGCTCCGCGGTGGCAGAAGATAAGATCGTCGGCGACAGCCgtttctgtagctgcagggcgtcgtggcggcgacgaacgcgttccgacgagcTTTGGGATAAGATCGAGCTATtcccaggggcagctggcgcgctggtgtggtttgggcggtgccgaacatggcagaggccgctgccgacgccggcgtgccgccaagggcgctgccagcggcgctgcagggcgccagagatgccgtggagcagggagcgggctagtgcgcggttcagcgatgcagtaggggccagggacgggtcgcgtcgagtgcggcagtgcggcgtgtcggctcagtgcgcgcgcgtgcaaaacgtgcgctctaggcgcgcccagagcacgcacggcaggtgttcgacgcaatgccagcgcgctcttgagagcttgggtgaggctggcaaagaacagaacaagggtaggggtggctaggagctcagtggacaaggttgttgggtcattggagcaagatcacagtgcaaacaaagaactcatgccaaaacagactgtgcacaccaggtgttcgacagaatgccaaaagcacttaggcaactcatggagtggccaaagtctccagatcagggtctctttagatgcaggagatggtggtaagatcacttgggcaaaacaagaaacttgttagtgcaagttttgcaaaactccagttttggacagaaagaaaaagggtttaaagcatgcacttaaaaacctctaatgagtccactctcctggacttaagggttttgaagggagggctacaagtaggaaaaagctcagggttactagaggaaggaaaaatatggttgcagtacaaatcaccaaattgggccagaatgcaaaagaggttgatccactcaaatttttcaaagaacatcactgggtttttgcttgaagatgaattgtatgcatcgactgacatctccaaacacttggatgaatttttaaagaaatatttaaatgggttgtagtgcaaaagtgcctactggaccagattggaaaagttggtgtagagctcaaaatccccaatggccaaaaggtatttttgcataaaagtgatgtgggaacatcacatgtcatccccaaattttggtggaaattttaaatgcatttgtcaagtggttgcagtgcaaaacaggctccaaatgcaaaagaaatcattttaaaagaataaaactctgagaaaataaatcttgcaacatttgaatccactgataaataattgtttcatcatagagagtattcaagtTCAACATCCACTCTTTGAGATTTTTTCTACTTGAAGTAAAAATCCAtaataacaaaagggtaaatcttgacaaatggaaaagttttatttcctggcaacattttaatagataaaacaaggccaaaattttggggtgtcacatcATACGGATAGTATAAACTAGTTAGTTAGTTGCACTACTTTCCCGTGAATTTCATTCACTCGGTTATTCACAAATGACTATTAGTGGAAGCTCCATGCCAAAATTCCATTCAGTGAAACAAAGAAGGCGATTGTTTAAAAATATTTGTTGCACGCCCAATTGTTATAAGCCCGAAGGTTGCAGAACACCAACCATCGGTTGGTTGCAAAACCAAAGAAAGAGACTCAATTAGTGCAAAAGAAATTCAAATATATTGTAAAAATATCCAAACTTTTGTGACTTATTAATATCATTATTATTTTCTATGTGAGGTGTATATAAACCCACGAACTAAAGGGTATTTCCCACCAGGGCATGCTCTACCATATTTGATGATTTACAGGTAACATACTTATATTTATACCCAATAAAAGAGAATTcaaaattcatttgaattctatGGGCGGTAAAATACCGAGATTTCTGAGTTTTTCCAAAAACCGATTCTTTCGGTGCCTCCCAAAAAAACACCTGGTATGGAGAAGGGTGTGAAAGGTAGCTGCTGGAATTACAAAGCCCTTTGAGTAACACCAAATAGAAAATTACAAGAAAAATTGGATACAAGGTTAATCACAAGTGAGTTACATTTGTAACAATTCAATCTATCTTTATGTCATTCTGACGTACATCACTCTTGATATAGATAGTCTCAACTAGTTACTTACACTACTTCACTGTGCTTGTCATTCACTCGGATCTTCACGCATGTATCCACCTCGACTATTAATGGAAGCTCCATGCCAAAAGTTCATTCACTAAAACATAGACATATATTTCACTATTTATACACAAAAACATTGAATTCTTCGGGCGGTAAAACTCGATGATTTTTGAGTTGTTCCTAGAATCGGTTCTTTCAACGCCTCTTGGAAAGAAACACCAGTATTAAGAAAAAAGAGAACCCAAAGCGATGTGGATGGAGATGGTGAAATTAAAAAGCGCTTTGAGTACCACGAAATTACAAATTGCCAGTGAATATACAAAGGGAAACTCTAGTGCATTACATCTGTAATAATTTAATCCGGTGGTGTATTACTTTGATGTTGCCGAGCTACACCTTAATCTTGGTGGATTCCATCCCATATATAATATAAGAAATCTGGAAACCTATGTCGCTCATACGGATAGTATAAACTAGTTAGTTAGTTGCACTACTTTCCCGTGAATTTCATTCACTCGGTTATTCACAAATGACTATTAGTGGAAGCTCCATGCCAAAATTCCATTCAGCCAAACAAAGAAGGCGGCTGTTTAAAAATATTTGTTGCACGCCCAATTGTTATAGGCCCGAATGTTGCAGAACACCAACCATCTGTTGGTTGCAAATCCAAAGAAAGAGACTCAATTAGTGCAAAAGAAATTCAAATATATTGttaaaaaaatcctaacttttgtGACTTATTAATATCATTATTATTTTCTATGTGAGGTGTATATACACCCACGAACTAAAGGGTATTTCCCACCAGGGCATGCTCTACCATATTTGATGATTTACAGGTAACATACTTATATTGATACCCAATAAAATAGAATTCAAATTTCATCTGAATTCTATGGGCGGTAAAATACCGAGATTTCTGAGTTTTTCCAAAAGCGATTCTTTCGGTGCCTCCAAAAAAAACACCTGGTATGGAGAAGGGCGTGGAAGGTAGCTGCTGGAATTACAAAGCCCTTTGAGTAACACCAAATAGAAAATTACAAGAAAAATTGGATACAAGGTTAATCACAAGTGAGTTACATTTGTAATAATTCAATCTATCTTTATGTCATTCTGATGTTACCGAGCTAGACCTTAATCTTGGCGGCTTCCATCCCTATATATAATACAAGTAGGAAACGTACAACACTCTTGATACAGATAGTCTCAACTAGTTACTTACACTACTTCACTGTGCATGTCATTCACTCAGATGTTCACGCATGTATCCACCTTGACTATGAACGGAAGCTCCATGCCAAAAGTTGATTCACTAAACGAAAGAAGAGACGGTTGTTTACAAGTATATGTTGCACGCCCAAATGTTACAAGCCCGAAGGTTGCAGAACATCAACCATCTCTGGGTTACAAAACCGAAGAAATGAGACTGAATTAGCTGTTCCTTGGGGCTTGGGCCCTATATAAAGAACATGGATCAACCAATATATCCTCACAAATGCACAAGCACAAATTGCAGATTTGGAAGCAAGGTGAGTACCTCACAGACATGGCTAACTTGAAGAAGCTATTAGCTATGTTTGCTCTCGTGATGTTCCTGTCACAGTTCCGCGTCCATGGTGTCTCCGTGTCTGTGGGCAGCAGCGCGAACGTTACTACATAGACCAAACATCTTCGCGGCAGGTGCCACATCAGTGGCTTCCTGCATGGAAAATCCGGCGACTGCAACAGGGATCACGGCTCGGTCTGCTGTAAAGACGGTCACCGCTACCCGCAATTCAGGTGCTCACCCACGGTGTCGGCCGATACGCCGGCGATCCTAACTCTAAATAGCTTCGCACGAGGTGGAGACGGTGGCGACAAATCGTTCTGCGACAACCGCTTCCACAAGGACACCAAGCTGGTGGTGGCGCTGTCCACGGGGTGGCTGCGCCTGGACGGCAAGCGCAGGTGCAACAAGATGATTCGCATCAACGGGAACGGGCGTGCCGTGCTGGCCAAGGTCGTCGATGAGTGTGACTCGGTGTACGGCTGCGACGCCGAGCACAACTTCGAGCCACCGTGCCCATACAACGACGTAGACACGTCGCCGGCCGTGTGGAAGGCGCTGGGGCTCAAGGAGGAGATTCGAGTGTTCAAGATCACTTGGTCTGATGTGTGAGCTATGCCATGAAGACCTTGCATTAAGCTATGTACACGCAGACATGCGGAAACGTAGATGTGTGCGTTGTCCTCTTGGTGGTGGAGTTGCTGCTAATTAAAATAAGCCACGACTCGCTTGTATTTTATATTTTCACAACTTTATATATTTGTCCTGTCTCGGTGCTATATTTATGATTCACATGTATATGATATTTTTCTTGCTTTATGTATTTACCTTGTTTCCGTGCTATATGTATTATTTACGTTTATTTAATATTTTTTGAGATTTATGTATTTGCCCAGTTTGGGTACAATATGAAATGAAATTGGCAAATACATCAATTTTTAGTTCAACAAGACCTTGCATATATGACTGAATACACACACACAAACTACCATATGTGATGTTATTCTGGTCATAGACATATATTTCACTATTTATACACAAAAAAAATTGAATTATTCGGGCGGTAAAACTCGATGACTTTTGAGTTGTTCCTAGAATCGGTTCTTTCAGTGCCTCCTGGAAAGAAACACCAGTATTAAGAAAAGAGAGAACCCTAAACGATGTGGATGGAGATGGTGAAATTAAAAAGCGCTTTGAGTACCACGAAACAACAAATTGCCAGTGAATATACAAAGGGAAACTCTAGTGCGTTACATCTGTAATAATTTAATCCGGTGGTGTATTACTTTGATGTTGCCGAGCTACACCTTAATCTTGGTGGATTCCATCCCATATATAATATAAGAAATTTGAAAACGTATGTCACTCATACGGATAGTATAAACTAGTTAGTTAGTTGCACTACTTTCCCGTGAATTTCATTCACCCGGTTATTCACAAATAACTATTAGTGGAAGCTGCATGCCAAAATTCCATTCAGTGAAACAAAGAAGGCGGCCGATTAAAAATATTTGTTGCACGCCCAATTGTTATAAGCCCGAAGGTTGCAGAACAGCAACCATCTGTTGGTTGCAAAACCAAAGAAAGAGACTCaattagtgcaaaagaatgtcaaatTTAATGTAAAAAAATTCCAAACTTTTGTGACTTATTAATATCATTATTATTTTCTATCTGAGGTGTATATACACCCACGAACTAAAGCGTATTTCCCACCAAGGCATGCTCTACCATATTTTATGATTTACAGGTTACATACTTATATTTATACCCAATAAAATAGAATACAAAATTCATTTGAATTATATGGGCGGTAAAATACCGAGATTTCTGAGTTTTTCCAAAAACTGATTCTTTCGGTGCCTCCCAAAAAACACCTGGTATGGAGAAGGGCGTGGAAGGTAGCTGCTGGAATTACAAAGCGCTTTGAGTGACACCAAATAGAAAATTACAAGAAAAATTAGATACAAGGTTAATCACAAGTGAGTTACATTTGTAACAATTCAGTCTATCTTTATATTATTCTGATGTTACCGAGCTAGACCTTAATCTTGGCGGCTTCCATCCCCCAGATATAATACAAGTAGGAAACGTACATCACTCTTGATACAGATAGTCTCAACTAGTTACTTACACTACTTCACTGTGCATGTAATTCACTCGGATGTTCATGCATGTCTCCACCTCGACTATTAATGGAAGCTCCATGCCAAAAGTTCATTCAACAAAATAAAGAAGAGACGGTTGTTTAAAAGTATATGTTGCACGCCCAAATGTTACAGGCCCGAAGGTTGCAGACCATCAACCATCTCTTGGTTACAAAACCGAAGAACGAGACTGAATTAGATAACCCAGTTGTTGTTCCTTTGGGCTTGGGCCCTATATAAAGAACATGGATCAACCAATATATCCTCACAAACGCACAAGCACAAATGGCAGATTTGCAAGCAACGTGAGTACCTTACAGACATGGCTAACTTGAAGAAGCTATTAGCTATGTTTGCTCTCGTGATGCTCCTGTCACAGCTTCGGTCCATGGTGTCTCCGTGTCTGTGGGCAGCAGCGTGAACGTTACTACAGAGACCAAACATCTTCGCGGCAGGTGCCACATCAGTGGCTTCCTGCATGGCATATCCGGCGACTACAACAGGGATCACGGCTCGGTCTGCTGTAAAGACGGTCACCGCTACCCGCAATTCAGGTGCTCGCCCCCGGTGTCGGCCGATACGCCGGCGATCCTAACTCTGAACAGCTTCGCACGAGGTGGAGACGGCGGCGGCAAATCGTTCTGCGACAACCTTTTCCACAAGGACACCGAGCTGGTGGTGGCGCTGTCCATGGGGTGGCTGCGCCTGGACGGCAAGCGCAGGTGCAACAAGATGATCCGCATCAACGGGAACGGGCGTGCCGTGCTAGCCAAGGTCGTCGATGAGTGTGACTCGGTGTAAGGCTGCGACGCCGAGCACAACTTCGAGCCAACGTGCCCATACAACGACGTAGACGCGTCACCGGCCGTGTGGAAGGCGCTGGGGCTCAAGGAGGAGATTGGAGTGTTCAAGATCACTTGGTCTGATGtgtgcactactaggaaaaggcctactagtggcgcaccagttttgcctactaatggcgcactactggtgcgccactagtaccacgccactagtattaaatactaatggcgcaccactggtgcccCATTaatatctggtatactaatggcgcatcacgccgtgcgccattagtatagaccaacatgcgccattagtgtgcctccTAGGTGGTGATATTTACACaggtgctttgccatactaatggcgcactgtggggtGATGCACCATTAGTATCATTTGGTATACTAATgtcgcacgttggggtgatgcgccattagtatgaatattagggattatttttttcttttctgatatttgcacaggtaacaaaatatattattggacagaatatagacagcaccacaCGGCAACAgtagattcatcgaatacaatagaagagtagtctccgaatacaattcatcatattagtctccgaattcaaaagaccgaacaaagatagaacattacaagtctcgagaccgcgagtagcgagtttgtcttcacattacaagtcgatatcgatcatctaaactaccatcacatagaagagagttgcggtcatcacgatgagcatcatcgcgatgaaactggtcttcatccggttcctccaacgctccctcctctctcccgctagatagcgcacgtatctagattccgcctccgccctagtggtgtaccctttgtaactgttaccgctgaaacggtgaacctgtctccgacactcctcccagtcatcgtagactccgggaaccttacccttgtacacaacatacgacggcatctctatgcactagccaaacaacagacaatacataagcaatatataagtacacaacaaaaggatcggaagagaaaagcaagacattaatagcacgattcatggtcctactaataaatagcatcgattacatctaagttgaacgattgtccaaaccaaagagacatacaagttcattaaagtttaattacaacatgagctaatcgatgtttcagaactacacatagcatcactactttcgactcaactcatgggaccggagcgtggatgaagccgccgtctgtcgtgatggtcatgaagtcgcgggcgttgtcagcctgcatttgtagcgttgtgtctatctcactgttggacggttgatatttgaggtagaactgccccgaggtacgaaggacatcttgatggatgatttctgcaaactccgactggatgcgaaagaattcttgtcggatgtccgcgtcctggattgccgccaagcttgcagcccaatctttgagattatttggtagtagaaggtgattatggtcccgtacgatcgcccgcatgtgatggagggcgtagtaggcatccttctgaccgccaggcggctgcttgacgcaggggaacgttgtattgtgggtgaacacgtgcctgccgtacctacgagctggcctcttaaaggtgcctccagatgcggcgtagccggggagagcatcatcaagaactttcttga
This genomic window contains:
- the LOC109746656 gene encoding putative ripening-related protein 4, with the protein product MANLKKLLAMFALVMFLSQFRVHGVSVCHISGFLHGKSGDCNRDHGSVCCKDGHRYPQFRCSPTVSADTPAILTLNSFARGGDGGDKSFCDNRFHKDTKLVVALSTGWLRLDGKRRCNKMIRINGNGRAVLAKVVDECDSVYGCDAEHNFEPPCPYNDVDTSPAVWKALGLKEEIRVFKITWSDV